Proteins encoded within one genomic window of Granulicella pectinivorans:
- a CDS encoding ABC-F family ATP-binding cassette domain-containing protein, translating to MPPILNAQGLTKAFGANALFREISFVVSDGDRIGLIGPNGAGKSTLLQVLAGEQDADEGDVAMRKRARIGYVKQESVFAPGLSIRDVLEAALERAGVSEAEREGRMRETSGRTGFPSLEAEAAKLSGGWRKRLAIAEAVVTGPDVLLLDEPTNHLDLAGITWLEEMLKQASFAQVIISHDRYFLENVATEMVELNRVYAEGLLRVKGTYSEFVEGKANYMEAQSKLQDALKNRVKIEVDWLRRGPKARSTKAKARIDNANDLIGQLKDVNQRTQTSSAGIEFSATERQTKRLVELEDVSIVLGERTIVEGLNFLFANGVRVGLVGPNGSGKTTILKLLTGELEQASGVVKKAASLKVVYFSQLRELDEGVTLRRALAPDSDSVLYQGRVVHVASYAAKFMFTSEQLNQPVERLSGGERARVLIAKLMLEPADLLLLDEPTNDLDIATLEILEESLLEYTGALVLVTHDRYMLDRVSTIVLGLDGKGKAERFGDYSQWEAWQGKGGEELMEEKASAQGPDVKGSSAKKKLSYLEAREYAGIEAAVEAAEERLNAARDLLDEPSVATNADALTAALHEMEKAQEVADGLYARWAELTEKAGG from the coding sequence ATGCCTCCTATTTTGAATGCGCAGGGTTTGACGAAGGCCTTTGGCGCGAATGCTTTGTTTCGTGAGATTAGTTTTGTTGTCTCTGATGGTGATCGTATTGGGCTGATTGGTCCGAATGGCGCTGGTAAGTCGACGCTGCTGCAGGTGCTGGCGGGGGAGCAGGACGCCGACGAGGGCGATGTGGCGATGCGCAAGCGGGCGCGCATCGGGTACGTGAAGCAGGAGTCGGTGTTTGCGCCGGGGCTCTCGATTCGGGATGTGCTGGAGGCCGCGCTGGAGCGGGCCGGGGTGAGCGAGGCCGAACGCGAAGGACGGATGAGGGAGACCTCCGGAAGGACCGGGTTTCCGAGCCTGGAGGCTGAGGCCGCCAAGCTGAGCGGCGGGTGGAGGAAGAGGCTCGCCATTGCCGAGGCCGTGGTGACGGGGCCGGATGTGTTGCTGCTCGATGAGCCTACGAACCATCTGGATCTGGCGGGGATTACGTGGCTGGAAGAGATGCTGAAGCAGGCCTCGTTCGCGCAGGTGATTATCAGCCACGATCGTTATTTTCTGGAGAACGTCGCTACCGAGATGGTGGAGCTGAACCGCGTGTATGCGGAGGGTCTTCTGCGGGTGAAGGGGACGTACTCGGAGTTCGTTGAGGGCAAGGCGAACTACATGGAAGCGCAGTCGAAGCTGCAGGATGCGCTGAAGAACCGGGTGAAGATCGAGGTGGACTGGCTGCGTCGTGGGCCCAAGGCCCGGTCGACCAAGGCCAAGGCGCGTATCGATAACGCGAACGACCTGATCGGGCAGTTGAAGGATGTGAACCAGAGGACGCAGACGTCTTCGGCGGGGATTGAGTTCTCGGCGACGGAGCGGCAGACGAAGCGGCTGGTGGAGCTTGAGGATGTCTCGATTGTTCTGGGCGAACGGACCATTGTGGAGGGGTTGAACTTCCTCTTTGCGAACGGCGTTCGCGTCGGGCTTGTTGGGCCGAATGGAAGCGGCAAGACGACGATTCTGAAGCTGCTGACCGGGGAACTGGAGCAGGCTTCGGGTGTGGTGAAGAAGGCGGCTTCGCTGAAGGTCGTTTACTTCTCGCAGTTGCGTGAGCTGGATGAGGGCGTGACACTGCGGCGGGCGCTGGCTCCGGATTCGGACTCGGTGTTGTACCAGGGACGCGTGGTGCATGTGGCCAGCTATGCGGCCAAGTTCATGTTTACGTCGGAGCAGTTGAACCAGCCGGTGGAGAGGCTGAGCGGTGGGGAGCGGGCGCGTGTGTTGATCGCGAAGCTGATGCTGGAGCCGGCGGATCTGCTGTTGCTGGATGAGCCGACGAACGATCTGGACATCGCTACGCTGGAGATTCTGGAGGAGTCGCTGCTGGAGTACACCGGGGCTCTGGTGCTGGTGACGCACGATCGTTACATGCTGGATCGCGTGTCGACCATTGTGCTTGGGCTGGATGGGAAGGGTAAGGCCGAGCGCTTCGGAGACTACTCGCAGTGGGAGGCCTGGCAGGGTAAGGGCGGCGAAGAGTTGATGGAGGAGAAGGCTTCGGCGCAGGGACCGGATGTGAAGGGGTCTTCGGCGAAGAAGAAGCTTTCTTACCTGGAGGCCCGGGAGTATGCGGGGATCGAGGCTGCGGTGGAGGCGGCGGAGGAGCGGCTGAATGCGGCCAGGGACCTGCTGGATGAGCCTTCGGTGGCGACCAACGCGGATGCATTGACGGCGGCCCTGCATGAGATGGAGAAGGCGCAGGAGGTTGCGGATGGGCTGTATGCGCGGTGGGCGGAGCTGACGGAGAAGGCGGGTGGGTAG
- a CDS encoding glycoside hydrolase family 6 protein has product MNNPFDPATLFVDPDSSATRYNASHPGTPEIAFLAAQPQAIWLTDTASTPARLRNALTQLPGTETAVFVVYNIPGRDNNGASAGGAATLEEYEQFIDTIESLTAPFAPVFILEPDALPFIPQLEDDAAQLRGACLAYAIDQLSEAGTVYLDAGHAAWLSAAETASLYKALGTKANRGFSLNVSNFRTDAECQAYALQLFKATGKPSVIDTSRNGNGPPQNVQETQNPTGRKIGQLPLSMAASQSVDANLWIKCPGESDGPADAGAFVPSLAIELVRG; this is encoded by the coding sequence ATGAATAACCCCTTCGACCCCGCCACCCTCTTCGTCGATCCCGACTCCTCCGCCACCCGCTACAACGCAAGCCACCCAGGCACACCGGAGATCGCCTTCCTCGCCGCCCAACCCCAGGCCATCTGGCTCACGGATACAGCGAGCACCCCCGCCAGACTCCGGAACGCCCTCACCCAACTCCCCGGCACCGAAACCGCCGTCTTCGTCGTCTACAACATCCCCGGTCGCGACAACAACGGTGCCTCCGCCGGCGGAGCCGCCACCCTCGAAGAGTACGAACAGTTCATCGACACCATCGAGAGCCTCACCGCGCCCTTCGCCCCCGTCTTCATCCTCGAGCCCGATGCCCTGCCCTTCATCCCCCAGCTCGAGGACGACGCCGCCCAGCTTCGCGGCGCATGCCTCGCCTACGCCATCGACCAGCTCTCCGAAGCCGGCACAGTCTACCTCGACGCCGGCCACGCCGCATGGCTCTCCGCAGCAGAGACCGCCAGCCTCTACAAGGCACTGGGAACCAAAGCCAACCGGGGCTTCTCCCTCAACGTCTCCAACTTCCGCACAGACGCTGAGTGTCAGGCCTACGCGCTGCAGCTCTTCAAAGCCACCGGCAAGCCCTCCGTCATCGACACCTCACGCAACGGAAACGGCCCTCCACAGAATGTGCAGGAAACCCAGAACCCAACCGGTCGCAAGATCGGCCAGCTCCCCCTGTCAATGGCCGCGTCCCAATCCGTCGACGCCAACCTATGGATCAAGTGCCCCGGCGAGTCCGACGGTCCGGCGGACGCCGGAGCATTCGTCCCCAGCCTCGCCATAGAGCTCGTGCGCGGCTAA
- the bshC gene encoding bacillithiol biosynthesis cysteine-adding enzyme BshC: MSSECFPMTALPHTSRLFADFLSMPQAPEEAAVRGWYGTGYRAASVEHPERLADALKAQSVEFGAGEATLANIEKLRHGARAVVTGQQVGMFGGPLLTILKAATAVARAKQASDQTGVEHVPIFWMATEDHDLDEVDQVSLLTKHEMVTLRAGLKTTAPVEVGGVVLGPEVEALLEQASEMLEWGPVCDMLRECYVSREGYTATLGGAFARWMGKLFEKQGLVVLDASGREFHAMGAVALRYAIEHAAELETGLLTRTKELEAAGYHAQVLVAPGHSLLFLVDDETGGRAALRRTGDIWKAAGKTYANADLLSILEDAPERLSPNALLRPVFQDCLLPTAAYIGGPAEIAYFAQSEVVYRAVLGAATPVLARFSATLVESAIGNVLDQHELRLPGVFGTAEELAQRLGARAMPIEAKRKLAAVGNAMDKELTILEDYLGAMDESLGRSARVSGSKMRYQMNRLRRMAAHFELQKEGSLKKHADALILHLYPDGQTQERIVAGAWFVARYGDGLVDRLVAEASDWCGGHVVVRL, from the coding sequence ATGAGCAGTGAATGTTTCCCGATGACCGCGCTGCCGCATACGTCGCGGCTCTTTGCCGACTTTCTTTCGATGCCCCAGGCACCTGAGGAAGCGGCTGTACGTGGTTGGTATGGAACGGGTTACCGTGCTGCCTCCGTGGAACATCCGGAGCGTCTAGCCGATGCCCTGAAGGCTCAGTCGGTGGAGTTTGGCGCGGGGGAGGCAACGCTCGCGAACATCGAGAAGCTGCGCCATGGTGCGCGAGCTGTGGTCACCGGGCAGCAAGTAGGGATGTTCGGTGGTCCCCTGCTGACCATTCTGAAGGCGGCTACGGCGGTGGCACGGGCGAAGCAGGCTTCCGATCAGACGGGCGTCGAGCATGTTCCAATCTTTTGGATGGCCACGGAAGACCATGATTTAGATGAGGTTGACCAGGTTTCCCTGCTCACCAAGCATGAGATGGTGACCCTCCGGGCTGGGTTGAAGACGACGGCTCCGGTCGAAGTGGGTGGGGTGGTGCTGGGGCCCGAGGTGGAGGCTCTGCTGGAGCAGGCGAGCGAGATGCTGGAGTGGGGTCCGGTGTGCGATATGCTGCGCGAGTGTTATGTCTCGCGTGAGGGATACACGGCGACGCTTGGGGGGGCCTTTGCACGCTGGATGGGCAAGCTATTCGAAAAGCAGGGTTTGGTGGTGCTCGATGCATCCGGGCGGGAGTTCCACGCGATGGGTGCGGTGGCTCTCCGGTACGCGATTGAGCACGCAGCAGAGCTCGAAACGGGGTTGCTGACGCGGACGAAGGAGCTGGAGGCTGCTGGGTATCACGCGCAGGTTCTGGTAGCTCCGGGTCATTCGCTGCTGTTTCTGGTGGACGACGAGACGGGGGGACGGGCTGCACTGCGCCGGACGGGTGACATTTGGAAGGCTGCGGGCAAGACCTACGCGAATGCAGATCTGCTTTCTATTCTTGAAGATGCACCGGAAAGGTTAAGTCCGAATGCACTCCTGAGGCCGGTGTTTCAGGACTGTTTGTTGCCTACCGCGGCCTATATTGGCGGGCCCGCCGAGATTGCTTATTTCGCGCAGAGCGAGGTCGTTTACAGGGCTGTGTTGGGTGCGGCGACACCGGTTTTGGCGCGTTTCTCGGCTACGCTGGTGGAGTCGGCGATCGGTAACGTGTTGGATCAGCATGAGTTGCGTCTGCCGGGTGTTTTTGGAACTGCAGAGGAGCTCGCGCAGAGGCTTGGAGCCCGGGCGATGCCGATTGAGGCGAAGCGGAAGCTGGCGGCGGTCGGGAACGCGATGGATAAGGAATTGACGATTCTCGAGGATTACCTGGGTGCGATGGACGAGAGTCTGGGCCGGTCGGCTAGGGTGTCGGGATCGAAGATGCGCTATCAAATGAACAGGTTACGGCGCATGGCTGCGCATTTCGAGTTGCAGAAAGAGGGCAGCTTGAAGAAGCATGCGGACGCCTTGATTCTGCATCTTTACCCGGATGGGCAGACGCAGGAGAGGATCGTGGCGGGTGCGTGGTTTGTGGCGCGCTACGGGGATGGGCTGGTGGACAGGCTGGTCGCAGAGGCCTCGGACTGGTGCGGCGGACATGTGGTGGTCCGGCTCTAG
- a CDS encoding NUDIX hydrolase, whose translation MAIKKKSPAKASVTSVSTVPVKTAADSKKPAKRAKKGTVLSSKLSFKGRIFNVYTEKVQEPNGTVNVRQLIRHNGSIVILAVDASTNTKDPDVILIRQYRHAAGQFLLELPAGRIEVGEKPLAAAKREMIEETGFRAKKWTLLTKYYASPGFLGEWMQIYLAENITPGQAQPEGDEDIEIVRLPLSAAMALVATNQIHDGKTLIGLSLFAAAHAKGR comes from the coding sequence ATGGCAATCAAGAAAAAGTCCCCAGCCAAAGCCTCCGTGACCAGCGTCTCCACCGTCCCCGTCAAGACCGCAGCCGACTCGAAGAAGCCGGCGAAGCGCGCGAAGAAAGGCACCGTCCTCTCCTCGAAGCTCTCGTTTAAAGGCCGTATCTTCAACGTTTATACGGAGAAGGTGCAGGAGCCGAACGGAACGGTTAATGTACGGCAGCTGATTCGGCATAACGGCTCGATCGTCATTCTGGCCGTCGACGCCAGCACCAATACCAAGGATCCGGACGTCATCCTGATTCGCCAATACCGCCACGCTGCCGGACAGTTCCTCCTAGAGCTGCCGGCCGGGCGCATCGAAGTCGGGGAAAAGCCCCTCGCCGCCGCCAAGCGCGAGATGATTGAAGAGACCGGATTCCGAGCCAAGAAGTGGACGTTGTTGACCAAGTACTACGCGAGCCCCGGTTTCCTCGGAGAATGGATGCAGATCTATCTTGCTGAAAATATTACTCCTGGTCAGGCACAGCCCGAAGGAGATGAAGACATCGAGATCGTTCGACTGCCCCTCTCCGCCGCGATGGCACTGGTTGCCACCAACCAGATTCACGACGGGAAGACACTGATTGGCCTCTCTCTCTTCGCGGCAGCTCACGCCAAAGGCCGTTAG
- a CDS encoding cold shock domain-containing protein produces MSQYSGEVKWFNNAKGYGFLGRDGGPDVFVHYSSIQLDGYKTLKEGDKVGFDIIQGSKGPQADQVVRLQEPA; encoded by the coding sequence ATGTCCCAGTATTCAGGTGAAGTGAAGTGGTTCAACAACGCAAAAGGCTATGGGTTCCTCGGTCGTGACGGAGGCCCCGATGTCTTCGTTCATTACAGCTCCATCCAGCTCGACGGCTATAAGACCCTCAAAGAGGGCGACAAGGTCGGCTTTGACATCATTCAGGGCAGCAAGGGCCCACAGGCAGACCAGGTAGTCCGTCTGCAGGAACCAGCCTGA
- a CDS encoding PHP domain-containing protein has product MDNISLARLLDETASLLEIDGADPFRIRSYRRAAEAVEQQTTQLAPLAAPDADPKLLLAIPGIGKGMAANLRDLVATGSMPLREELLNKYKPTMLDLLRLPGMGPKSVALIWSALQVGDIDALETAAKAGHLNTLPRMGEKFTAKLLKGIEDYRKNSSRFRIDHAHEFAQRISALILEFPGIDQVTPAGSLRRGRETVGDLDLLATGPACEANVVAAAVEHVATLPLIDKLMARGQNKVTFTLRNNLQVDVRLLPRASYGAALQYFSGSKMHNVALRQRAIKRGLTLSEYALLRLEDNVIVAAVSEAEIYNALDLDFIPPELRENAGEIEAAANHTLPELITLADIRGDVHMHTSETDGTATIREMAEAAIRRGLKYIAITDHSKNLAMTNGMDDARALAHAKRVREVSEQLAEEFAAGKGPQWAAYEASLAAKSLRADIIPQYASLASAKPTAPFRIFTGIEVDILAEGQLDLEDETLEQLDIVVASVHSRFDQPIAQMTERILRAIENPYTRILGHPTGRKVLKRDPYAVDLEEVFRRASALGVAVEHNAHPARADLKDTHLKLAKELGCAISVNTDAHATEELDNMPFGITQLRRAWLTKADVLNTAETPEAFLASLRKRP; this is encoded by the coding sequence ATGGACAATATCTCTCTCGCCCGTCTTCTCGATGAAACCGCATCCCTCCTCGAAATCGACGGAGCCGACCCCTTCCGCATCCGGTCCTACCGGCGAGCGGCGGAAGCAGTCGAACAGCAAACCACACAATTAGCGCCACTTGCGGCTCCTGACGCCGATCCAAAGCTCTTGCTGGCGATTCCCGGCATCGGTAAGGGCATGGCCGCGAATCTTCGCGATCTGGTCGCGACAGGGTCAATGCCTCTGCGCGAAGAGCTGCTGAACAAATACAAACCCACGATGCTCGACCTCCTTCGTCTGCCGGGAATGGGGCCAAAGTCCGTGGCGCTGATCTGGTCGGCACTGCAGGTGGGCGATATCGATGCCCTGGAGACGGCAGCCAAGGCCGGTCACCTGAATACCCTCCCCCGCATGGGCGAGAAGTTTACCGCCAAGTTATTGAAAGGAATCGAGGACTATCGCAAGAACTCCTCGCGGTTCCGGATCGACCACGCGCATGAGTTTGCGCAGCGCATCTCCGCGCTCATCCTGGAGTTTCCGGGGATCGACCAGGTGACGCCTGCCGGATCGCTGCGCCGCGGCCGCGAGACGGTCGGCGACCTCGATCTGCTGGCCACCGGGCCCGCCTGCGAGGCGAACGTCGTCGCGGCGGCCGTCGAGCATGTCGCCACGCTGCCCCTGATCGACAAGCTGATGGCGCGCGGGCAAAACAAGGTGACGTTTACCCTGCGGAACAACCTGCAGGTGGACGTCCGGCTTCTTCCTCGCGCCAGCTATGGTGCTGCGCTGCAATACTTTAGCGGATCGAAGATGCACAATGTGGCGCTGCGGCAGAGGGCGATTAAGCGTGGGCTGACGCTGAGCGAGTACGCCCTGCTGCGTCTCGAAGACAACGTGATCGTCGCGGCGGTGAGCGAGGCGGAGATCTACAACGCGCTCGACCTCGACTTCATTCCGCCCGAGTTGCGGGAGAACGCAGGGGAGATCGAAGCCGCCGCGAATCATACCCTTCCCGAGCTGATTACCCTGGCGGACATTCGCGGCGATGTGCATATGCATACGTCCGAGACGGATGGGACGGCGACGATCCGCGAGATGGCCGAGGCGGCTATCCGGCGTGGATTGAAGTACATCGCCATCACCGACCACTCCAAGAACCTGGCCATGACGAACGGCATGGACGATGCCCGGGCGCTGGCACATGCGAAACGGGTTCGTGAGGTTTCCGAGCAGTTGGCCGAGGAGTTTGCCGCGGGCAAGGGCCCGCAGTGGGCGGCATACGAGGCTTCGCTCGCCGCTAAGTCGTTGAGGGCAGACATTATTCCGCAGTATGCGAGCCTCGCGTCTGCGAAGCCGACGGCACCGTTCCGGATCTTCACGGGGATCGAGGTGGACATTCTGGCGGAGGGTCAGTTGGACCTGGAGGACGAGACTCTGGAACAATTGGACATCGTCGTGGCGAGTGTCCACTCGCGCTTCGACCAGCCGATCGCGCAGATGACGGAGCGGATTCTGCGGGCGATCGAGAACCCTTACACGCGGATTCTGGGCCATCCGACGGGACGCAAAGTGTTGAAGCGGGATCCGTATGCTGTTGATCTGGAGGAGGTTTTCCGACGCGCTTCGGCGTTGGGTGTGGCGGTGGAGCACAATGCGCATCCGGCCCGGGCAGACTTGAAGGACACCCATCTGAAGCTGGCCAAGGAACTGGGCTGCGCGATCAGCGTCAACACGGATGCGCATGCGACCGAGGAGCTGGACAATATGCCGTTCGGAATCACACAGTTGCGGCGCGCCTGGCTGACGAAGGCCGATGTGCTGAATACCGCTGAAACTCCGGAAGCGTTCCTGGCGTCGCTGCGAAAACGGCCTTAG
- a CDS encoding FliM/FliN family flagellar motor switch protein, which yields MPEELTILADIELEATLRFGSRRMTLRDVLAQQAGDVVELDRHDSQPIDLLIGNRIVARGQVVVANGNFALRVTEVAAPQMRLESIACQP from the coding sequence ATGCCCGAAGAACTCACCATCCTGGCCGACATCGAACTCGAAGCCACCCTCCGATTCGGCTCCCGTCGCATGACCCTCCGCGACGTCCTCGCCCAGCAGGCCGGAGACGTCGTCGAGCTCGACCGCCACGACTCCCAACCCATCGACCTCCTCATCGGCAACCGCATCGTCGCCCGCGGACAAGTCGTCGTCGCCAACGGAAACTTCGCCCTCAGAGTCACCGAGGTCGCTGCCCCACAAATGCGTCTGGAGAGCATCGCATGCCAACCCTAA
- a CDS encoding sigma-70 family RNA polymerase sigma factor: protein MGGLNQIPVTVLQDLAAGSMPKAAIFGGDALSFHQEPAPTLASAYAGATGMANGIHGLTAEDRDRLLLEHLPTVRFLARRIHERLPQHVDLEDLVSAGVVGLIDAFEKFDHSKKVQFKSYAQFRIRGAILDSLRTLDWSPRELRRKGRAVEEAIRTVTQRCGRAATDHEIAGELQISLVEYQQLLGELKGLEIGSLHMERTEDSGDDEIAYIPGAPDEDPLFRCLKGEMKQHLADAIDELPERERLVLTLYYFEELTMKEIGLTLGVVESRVSQIHSSAVLRLRTALAALGAPKLKPKTARR, encoded by the coding sequence ATGGGCGGACTCAATCAGATTCCAGTAACCGTATTGCAGGACCTGGCCGCGGGCAGCATGCCCAAAGCCGCCATCTTCGGCGGAGACGCCCTCTCCTTCCACCAGGAGCCCGCCCCCACCCTCGCCTCCGCTTACGCCGGTGCAACCGGCATGGCCAACGGCATCCACGGCCTCACCGCCGAGGACCGCGACCGCCTCCTCCTCGAACATCTTCCCACCGTCCGCTTCCTCGCCCGCCGCATCCACGAGCGCCTTCCCCAGCACGTCGACCTCGAAGACCTCGTCTCCGCCGGCGTCGTCGGCCTGATCGACGCCTTCGAAAAGTTCGACCACTCCAAAAAAGTCCAGTTCAAGAGCTACGCCCAGTTCCGCATCCGCGGCGCCATCCTCGACTCCCTCCGCACCCTCGACTGGAGCCCCCGCGAGCTGCGCCGCAAGGGTCGCGCCGTCGAAGAGGCCATCCGCACCGTCACCCAGCGCTGTGGCCGCGCCGCCACCGACCACGAGATCGCCGGCGAGCTCCAGATCTCCCTCGTCGAGTACCAGCAGCTCCTCGGCGAACTCAAGGGCCTCGAGATCGGCTCCCTCCACATGGAGCGGACCGAGGATTCCGGCGACGATGAAATCGCCTACATCCCCGGAGCACCCGACGAAGACCCCCTCTTCCGCTGCCTGAAAGGCGAGATGAAGCAGCATCTCGCAGACGCCATCGATGAACTCCCCGAACGCGAACGCCTCGTCCTCACCCTCTACTACTTCGAGGAATTAACCATGAAGGAGATTGGCCTGACCCTGGGCGTAGTAGAGTCCCGCGTCTCCCAGATCCACTCCTCCGCCGTCCTTCGCCTCCGCACCGCCCTTGCCGCTCTTGGAGCCCCCAAACTCAAACCCAAAACCGCCCGTCGCTAA
- the flhA gene encoding flagellar biosynthesis protein FlhA, producing MNPAKLRVFMLPVGAIAMVFVMLIPVPGFVLDILLAASITASVIVFLTAVQIRKAVDFSVFPTMLLLLTMFRLSLNLASSRRILLHGHEGTSAAGAVIEAFGQFVVGGNYVVGFVLFLALIAIQFLVVSHGAVRTAEVTARFTLDALPGKQMAIDADMNAGLIDEQGARKRRQAIAREAEFYGAMDGAARFNQRDSMATILLTVINIVAGLVIGTIQQGVDLMTAVKTYTILTVGDGLVTMIPSLLVSIAGGIVLTRASSAGTLDSELGTQLFKGRNTLWIACGVLLALALIPGLPKLSFVLMAAGVALIARKLPADSTAPAEDLATVGTKAKVEEAAKTENLASLLKMDELTLEIGFQLIPLVDEKQGGQMLNRVRALRRHLATELGFIVPPVHITDNLRLKPREYCVSLRGVEIARWQTEGNCLLAVNADPKARPMPGVETREPAFGVMARWIQPGLEEQALAAGYSVVDQTTVIGTHLGELIRRHAHELLARQETKRLLDSMSEGYPKLVEELVPKLMSLGEVQKVLQQLLREQVSIRDLGAILEVLVEAAAESKNVVHLVERVRQSLGRGLVRPLLDNEGGLRVLMLEQGLEHDLLSTFDPAAAAHLLGDGARSTGMPADFLRRLVESVKRLTGAGQTTAMPVLLCPSPARYHVRRWLEPYLPKVTVLAPVEIPPEIRVRSIGTVGEGRHG from the coding sequence ATGAACCCCGCCAAACTCAGAGTCTTCATGCTCCCCGTCGGAGCCATCGCCATGGTCTTCGTGATGCTCATCCCGGTCCCCGGCTTCGTGCTGGACATCCTCCTCGCCGCCAGCATCACCGCCTCGGTCATCGTCTTCCTCACCGCCGTGCAGATCCGCAAGGCCGTCGACTTCTCCGTCTTCCCGACGATGCTCCTGCTCCTCACCATGTTCCGCCTCTCCCTCAACCTCGCCTCCAGCCGCCGTATCCTCCTCCACGGCCACGAAGGCACCAGCGCCGCCGGAGCCGTCATCGAGGCCTTCGGCCAGTTCGTCGTCGGCGGCAACTACGTCGTAGGCTTCGTCCTGTTCCTGGCCCTCATCGCCATCCAGTTCCTCGTCGTAAGCCATGGCGCTGTACGAACCGCCGAAGTCACCGCCCGCTTCACCCTCGACGCCCTCCCCGGCAAGCAGATGGCCATCGACGCCGACATGAACGCCGGTCTCATCGACGAGCAGGGCGCCCGCAAGCGCCGCCAGGCCATCGCCCGCGAGGCCGAGTTCTACGGAGCCATGGACGGAGCCGCACGCTTCAACCAGCGCGACTCCATGGCCACCATCCTCCTCACCGTCATCAACATCGTCGCCGGCCTCGTCATCGGCACCATCCAGCAGGGCGTGGACCTCATGACCGCCGTCAAAACCTACACCATCCTCACCGTAGGCGACGGCCTAGTGACGATGATCCCCAGCCTCCTCGTCTCCATCGCCGGAGGCATCGTCCTCACCCGGGCCTCCTCGGCCGGAACCCTCGACAGCGAACTCGGCACCCAGCTCTTCAAAGGCCGCAACACCCTCTGGATCGCCTGCGGAGTCCTCTTAGCCCTTGCCCTCATCCCCGGCCTCCCCAAGCTCTCCTTCGTCCTCATGGCCGCGGGAGTAGCCCTCATCGCCCGCAAGCTCCCAGCCGACTCGACCGCCCCCGCCGAAGACCTCGCCACCGTCGGCACCAAGGCCAAGGTCGAAGAAGCCGCCAAGACCGAAAACCTCGCCAGCCTCCTCAAGATGGACGAGCTCACCCTCGAGATCGGCTTCCAGCTCATCCCCCTCGTCGACGAAAAACAAGGCGGCCAGATGCTCAACCGCGTCCGCGCCCTGCGCCGCCATCTCGCCACGGAGCTGGGCTTCATCGTTCCGCCCGTCCACATCACCGACAACCTCCGCCTCAAGCCCCGCGAGTACTGCGTCTCCCTGCGCGGCGTGGAGATCGCCCGCTGGCAGACGGAAGGGAACTGCCTCCTCGCGGTCAACGCCGATCCCAAGGCCCGCCCCATGCCCGGCGTAGAAACCCGCGAACCCGCCTTCGGTGTCATGGCCCGCTGGATCCAGCCCGGCCTGGAAGAACAAGCTTTGGCGGCTGGTTATTCCGTGGTAGACCAGACCACCGTTATCGGCACCCATCTCGGCGAACTCATCCGCCGCCACGCCCACGAGCTCCTCGCCCGCCAGGAAACAAAACGCCTCCTCGACTCCATGTCCGAGGGCTACCCCAAGCTCGTCGAAGAGCTCGTCCCCAAGCTCATGTCGCTCGGCGAGGTCCAGAAGGTCCTCCAGCAGCTCCTCCGCGAGCAGGTCTCCATCCGCGACCTCGGAGCCATCCTCGAGGTGCTCGTGGAAGCCGCCGCCGAGAGCAAGAACGTAGTCCACCTCGTCGAACGCGTCCGCCAATCGCTTGGCCGTGGCCTCGTCCGCCCGTTACTCGACAACGAAGGCGGCCTCCGCGTCCTCATGCTCGAACAAGGCCTCGAACACGACCTCCTCAGCACCTTCGACCCCGCCGCCGCGGCCCATCTCCTCGGCGACGGAGCCCGCTCCACCGGCATGCCGGCCGACTTCCTCCGCCGCCTGGTCGAATCTGTGAAACGCCTAACCGGAGCCGGCCAGACTACGGCCATGCCCGTGCTCTTATGTCCATCGCCGGCCCGTTATCACGTAAGGCGCTGGCTCGAACCCTACCTTCCCAAGGTAACGGTACTGGCCCCGGTCGAAATTCCACCGGAGATCCGGGTACGCAGCATCGGGACGGTTGGTGAGGGAAGGCACGGCTAG